One genomic window of Salvia miltiorrhiza cultivar Shanhuang (shh) chromosome 4, IMPLAD_Smil_shh, whole genome shotgun sequence includes the following:
- the LOC131019750 gene encoding non-specific lipid-transfer protein 2-like codes for MAAMTKAMCVALIAAVMVAAAAPGAEAALGCGSVISYLSPCLPYVTNRGPLGGCCNGVKGLYGAARSTPDRQAACNCLKSLAATSGNINLSKAAGLPKQCNVNIPYQISPSTDCTKVR; via the exons ATGGCTGCAATGACCAAGGCAATGTGCGTGGCCCTCATCGCCGCCGTGATGGTGGCGGCGGCCGCACCGGGTGCCGAGGCGGCGCTAGGCTGCGGCTCGGTGATCTCATACTTGTCACCGTGCCTCCCATATGTGACCAACAGAGGCCCACTTGGCGGGTGCTGCAATGGAGTTAAGGGACTGTACGGCGCCGCCCGGTCCACCCCCGACCGCCAGGCGGCATGCAACTGCCTGAAATCCCTCGCCGCCACCTCCGGCAACATCAACCTCAGCAAGGCCGCCGGACTTCCTAAGCAATGCAATGTTAACATCCCCTACCAGATTAGCCCTTCCACTGACTGCACTAA GGTGAggtga